A genomic segment from Parolsenella catena encodes:
- a CDS encoding peptidoglycan bridge formation glycyltransferase FemA/FemB family protein: MTNIEASAAKRATRTFTCSDITPDEMDAFSATHPQGNFQQASGMGRVRQANGVAVSYLGFYENGELVAATQFEVHGHGLGTFAEVHDGPLADFHDRELTSYVFSQLRARAKAAGAAQLVVTPEKPYRTRNSAGVPLDAEGASLADVPAGVETGPDDEGIASITSCGLAHEGFPVGYQAVPRWRYLKDLTGLTDDKALLASYSKNTKRNVRIAHDNGVVVRRIGRDELGLFHDICELSCEKQGFENKPVSYFEQIYDAMGDAAEFNVAFIDTAEHLAIWEKKRDAFAADIAKLEKSLETARTPEKVERKLADVRKKHEAALRRIETAHEYETVGAHIPAAAALFIWHPRECVYLFSGSDATYAKFYAATAIQHHVMGECIERGCTRYNFYGINGVFDDPNDPGRGLLEFKQGFEGYVEELMGYFEMPVRPAVYAAKRLAHKLLGR, encoded by the coding sequence ATGACGAACATAGAGGCGAGCGCCGCCAAGAGGGCCACGCGCACGTTCACCTGCTCAGACATCACGCCCGATGAGATGGACGCCTTCTCGGCCACGCATCCCCAGGGCAACTTCCAGCAGGCCTCCGGGATGGGCCGCGTTCGCCAGGCAAACGGCGTTGCCGTGAGCTACCTGGGCTTCTACGAGAACGGCGAGCTCGTTGCCGCCACGCAGTTCGAGGTCCATGGCCACGGGCTGGGCACGTTTGCCGAGGTGCACGACGGCCCGCTCGCAGACTTCCACGACCGCGAGCTCACCTCCTACGTGTTCTCGCAGCTCAGGGCCCGCGCCAAGGCAGCTGGTGCCGCGCAGCTCGTCGTGACGCCCGAGAAGCCCTACCGCACGCGCAACTCCGCCGGCGTGCCGCTCGATGCCGAGGGCGCAAGCCTTGCGGACGTCCCCGCGGGCGTGGAGACGGGCCCGGACGACGAGGGCATCGCGAGCATCACGTCGTGCGGGCTTGCCCACGAAGGCTTCCCCGTTGGCTACCAGGCGGTCCCGCGCTGGCGCTACCTCAAGGACCTCACGGGACTTACGGACGACAAGGCGCTGCTCGCGAGCTATTCCAAGAACACCAAGCGCAACGTCCGCATCGCGCACGACAACGGCGTCGTGGTGAGGCGCATCGGCCGAGACGAGCTTGGCCTGTTCCACGACATCTGCGAGCTCAGCTGCGAGAAGCAGGGCTTCGAGAACAAGCCGGTCTCCTACTTCGAGCAGATCTATGACGCCATGGGAGACGCCGCCGAGTTCAACGTGGCCTTCATCGACACGGCCGAGCACCTCGCCATCTGGGAGAAGAAGCGCGACGCCTTCGCCGCCGACATCGCCAAGCTCGAGAAGTCCCTCGAGACCGCGCGCACGCCCGAGAAGGTCGAGCGCAAGCTTGCCGACGTGCGCAAGAAGCACGAGGCCGCGCTCAGGCGCATCGAGACGGCCCACGAGTACGAGACGGTGGGCGCGCACATCCCGGCGGCCGCCGCGCTGTTCATCTGGCACCCGCGCGAGTGCGTGTACCTGTTCAGCGGCAGCGACGCCACCTACGCCAAGTTCTACGCCGCCACCGCCATCCAGCACCACGTCATGGGCGAGTGCATCGAGCGCGGCTGCACGCGCTACAACTTCTACGGCATCAACGGCGTGTTCGACGACCCCAACGACCCAGGCCGCGGCCTTCTCGAATTCAAGCAGGGCTTCGAGGGCTACGTGGAGGAGCTCATGGGCTACTTC
- a CDS encoding lipid II:glycine glycyltransferase FemX: MRVVEVVARDEWNEDAERFGAHPLQWWQWGELKAKTGPWTARRLACLDDAGELVGGAQVLLRKMPFPFKAMAYAPRGPFAAEGRLQDVADAVADWCRANTKAVSLKVDPAVTDFAYSDGWKPSEAILLNKTATIDLAPTEDELMAGIPNKKCRQYIRKAHRAGVVVRPAKREDLDAILALYHQTADADGFALHADEFYRAAFDELEGIQQLFVAEGDEGIEAFLWNVTSPAGTCFELWGAVSDAGKASRANYYMKWVAICAAKEAGAATYDLNGLLNGGISNFKLLFVEGPTLWAQTHDKPLSPLYGLMDWALAAHRRHNVEGAAQEDTSRQ; encoded by the coding sequence ATGCGCGTTGTAGAGGTTGTGGCACGAGACGAGTGGAACGAGGACGCCGAGCGCTTTGGCGCCCATCCGCTGCAGTGGTGGCAGTGGGGCGAGCTCAAGGCCAAGACCGGCCCGTGGACCGCGCGCCGCCTCGCCTGCCTTGACGATGCTGGCGAGCTCGTGGGCGGCGCTCAGGTGCTGCTGCGCAAGATGCCCTTTCCCTTCAAGGCCATGGCCTACGCCCCGCGCGGGCCGTTTGCCGCCGAGGGGCGCCTCCAGGACGTCGCGGACGCCGTTGCCGACTGGTGCCGCGCCAACACGAAGGCCGTGAGCCTCAAGGTGGACCCGGCCGTCACGGACTTTGCCTACTCGGACGGCTGGAAGCCCAGCGAGGCCATCCTGCTCAACAAGACGGCCACGATCGACCTCGCGCCCACCGAGGACGAGCTCATGGCGGGCATCCCCAACAAGAAGTGCCGCCAGTACATCCGTAAGGCCCACCGCGCCGGCGTCGTCGTGCGCCCGGCCAAGCGCGAGGACCTCGATGCCATCCTGGCGCTGTACCACCAGACGGCAGACGCCGACGGCTTTGCCCTGCACGCCGACGAGTTCTACCGCGCGGCCTTCGACGAGCTCGAGGGCATCCAGCAGCTGTTCGTGGCCGAGGGCGACGAGGGCATCGAGGCGTTCCTGTGGAACGTGACGAGCCCGGCCGGCACGTGCTTCGAGCTGTGGGGCGCCGTGAGCGACGCGGGCAAGGCCTCGCGCGCCAACTACTACATGAAGTGGGTCGCCATCTGCGCCGCCAAGGAGGCGGGCGCGGCCACGTATGACCTCAACGGCCTGCTCAACGGCGGTATCAGCAACTTCAAGCTGCTGTTCGTGGAGGGTCCCACGCTCTGGGCCCAGACCCACGACAAGCCGCTGAGCCCGCTGTACGGCCTCATGGACTGGGCGCTGGCTGCCCACAGGCGCCACAACGTGGAGGGTGCCGCCCAGGAGGACACGAGCCGCCAGTAG
- the uvrC gene encoding excinuclease ABC subunit UvrC, which produces MTEPHQPTADGATLETPATAGQQPVTDDAKLTCALTHLDTRAAAEARNRAAHAPTIAEQVAAAPIDPGCYLWKDAEGNVLYVGKAKNLRARLRQYVQLTDERPMVPRLMAATAGFDYVVVGSEHEALVLEINLIHQYRPPFNVDLKDDKSYPYIAITKDDVYPAIKYTRERHRAGTRYFGPYTDARAARATIDVVRKVMPMCLATCAEWKRVRRQLEAHPEQTDVVALAQAENGRPCFDYHVGRGPGVCAGCVTPEEYAENVRAVEHFLAGHRGQFVSELKAEMADAAAELDFERAARIKRRLQVIDGLDDKQRVVLSGSQDVDVFGFWREETIAGACVFVVREGRVSRTCEFVLDKGLDVGEEELVSGFVKRYYDETSDLPLEVDVPVELADAETLAGWLTARRGRNVSVHVPRRGQKARLAEMSVSNARHYLARYELRTGYEDKRTNEALLQLESALALDEPPMRIECFDISTIHGKHTVASMVVFTGGKPDKGQYRRFKIKTELDEANDFVSMSEVLARRYAPERMADERFGARPDLLILDGGKPQLTAAMEQLGELGLNIPMAGLAKSDEELFVPWDDMPVVLPSGSASLYLVKRVRDEAHRFAITFHRELRGKAMTVSILDEVPGVGEKRKRALRRAFGSMKRLREATEAQIAAVPGIPAEVAHEVYTTLRAWDEELDDGRERALGEGTAE; this is translated from the coding sequence ATGACCGAGCCGCACCAGCCCACCGCGGATGGCGCCACGCTGGAGACGCCGGCGACCGCCGGGCAGCAGCCCGTCACGGACGACGCCAAGCTCACCTGCGCCCTGACGCACCTCGACACCCGCGCCGCCGCCGAGGCGCGCAACCGCGCGGCGCACGCGCCCACGATCGCCGAGCAGGTGGCCGCCGCCCCCATCGACCCGGGCTGTTACCTGTGGAAGGATGCCGAGGGCAACGTCCTGTACGTGGGCAAGGCCAAGAACCTGCGCGCGCGGCTGCGCCAGTACGTGCAGCTCACCGACGAGCGCCCCATGGTGCCGCGCCTCATGGCGGCCACGGCCGGCTTCGACTACGTGGTGGTGGGGTCGGAGCATGAGGCCCTCGTGCTGGAGATCAACCTCATCCACCAGTACCGACCGCCCTTCAACGTCGACCTCAAGGACGACAAGAGCTACCCCTACATCGCCATCACCAAGGATGACGTCTACCCGGCCATCAAGTACACGCGCGAGCGCCACAGGGCGGGCACGCGCTACTTTGGCCCCTACACGGACGCCCGCGCCGCCCGCGCCACGATTGACGTGGTGCGCAAGGTCATGCCGATGTGCCTGGCCACCTGCGCCGAGTGGAAGCGCGTCCGCCGCCAGCTTGAGGCCCACCCCGAGCAGACCGACGTCGTGGCGCTCGCCCAGGCCGAGAACGGCCGTCCGTGCTTCGACTACCACGTGGGTCGTGGCCCCGGCGTGTGCGCCGGCTGCGTCACCCCCGAGGAGTACGCCGAGAACGTTCGTGCCGTGGAGCACTTCCTGGCGGGACACCGCGGCCAGTTCGTCTCCGAGCTCAAGGCCGAGATGGCAGACGCCGCCGCCGAGCTGGACTTCGAGCGCGCCGCGCGCATCAAGCGCCGCCTGCAGGTCATAGACGGCCTTGACGACAAGCAGCGCGTCGTGCTCTCCGGGTCCCAGGACGTCGACGTCTTTGGCTTCTGGCGCGAGGAGACCATCGCCGGCGCGTGCGTGTTCGTCGTGCGCGAGGGCCGCGTGAGCCGCACCTGCGAGTTCGTGCTCGACAAGGGCCTCGACGTGGGCGAGGAGGAGCTCGTGAGCGGCTTCGTGAAGCGCTACTACGACGAGACGAGCGACCTGCCGCTCGAGGTTGACGTGCCCGTGGAGCTCGCGGACGCCGAGACGCTCGCCGGCTGGCTCACCGCCCGCCGCGGCCGCAACGTCTCCGTCCATGTGCCCAGGCGCGGCCAGAAGGCCCGCCTCGCCGAGATGAGCGTCAGCAACGCGCGTCACTACCTCGCGCGCTACGAGCTGCGCACCGGCTACGAGGACAAGCGCACGAACGAGGCGCTGCTGCAGCTCGAGAGCGCGCTGGCCCTCGACGAGCCGCCCATGCGCATCGAGTGCTTCGACATCTCGACCATCCACGGCAAGCACACCGTGGCCTCGATGGTGGTGTTCACGGGCGGCAAGCCCGACAAGGGCCAGTACCGCCGCTTCAAGATCAAGACCGAGCTGGACGAGGCAAACGACTTCGTCTCCATGAGCGAGGTTCTCGCACGGCGCTACGCGCCTGAGCGCATGGCCGACGAGCGCTTTGGCGCGCGTCCTGACCTGCTCATCCTCGACGGCGGAAAGCCGCAGCTCACCGCTGCCATGGAGCAGCTGGGCGAGCTGGGTCTGAACATCCCCATGGCCGGCCTCGCCAAGTCCGACGAGGAGCTGTTCGTGCCGTGGGACGACATGCCCGTCGTGCTGCCGAGCGGCTCCGCTTCGCTGTACCTCGTGAAGCGCGTCCGTGACGAGGCCCACCGCTTTGCCATCACGTTCCACCGCGAGCTGCGTGGCAAGGCCATGACCGTCTCGATCCTGGACGAGGTCCCCGGCGTGGGCGAGAAGCGCAAGCGGGCGCTGCGCCGCGCGTTCGGCTCCATGAAGCGCCTGCGCGAGGCCACCGAGGCCCAGATTGCGGCCGTGCCCGGCATTCCCGCCGAGGTTGCCCACGAGGTCTACACCACGCTGCGCGCCTGGGACGAGGAGCTCGATGACGGCCGCGAGCGCGCCCTGGGCGAGGGCACCGCCGAGTAG
- a CDS encoding DeoR/GlpR family DNA-binding transcription regulator yields the protein MLAEQRRQIIVDLVGRNDTASVSELAERFETSESTIRRDIDRLEAAGLLVKVHGGAASVDAAVSPAPFVANEPTMAEKRSLNAAEKRAIAAYAASLIEPDDFVFLDAGSTTQIMVELLGEPALCATYVTNSVSNALALAARGVHVIVIGGDLKAGTEAIVGPGAIDALSRYNFSKGFAGANGATREQGFTTPDTSEAMVKMLALQHSASRYVLADASKLGVVTPVTFSAFSDATLVTAGAVDATYSTLPNVVEVTA from the coding sequence ATGCTCGCAGAGCAGCGCAGGCAGATCATCGTCGACCTCGTGGGCCGCAACGACACGGCCTCCGTCTCCGAGCTCGCCGAGCGCTTCGAGACCTCCGAGTCCACGATCCGCCGCGACATCGACCGCCTGGAGGCCGCCGGACTTCTCGTGAAGGTCCACGGCGGCGCCGCGAGCGTCGACGCGGCCGTCTCGCCCGCGCCCTTCGTTGCAAACGAGCCCACGATGGCCGAGAAGCGCAGCCTTAACGCCGCCGAGAAACGTGCCATCGCCGCCTATGCCGCCAGCCTCATCGAGCCGGATGACTTCGTCTTCCTCGACGCCGGCTCCACCACCCAGATCATGGTCGAGCTGCTGGGCGAGCCGGCACTTTGCGCCACCTACGTCACCAACTCCGTCTCGAACGCCCTGGCCCTTGCGGCCCGTGGCGTCCACGTCATCGTCATCGGCGGCGACCTCAAGGCCGGCACCGAGGCCATCGTGGGACCGGGCGCCATCGACGCGCTGTCCCGCTACAACTTCTCAAAAGGCTTTGCGGGCGCAAACGGCGCCACGCGCGAGCAGGGCTTCACCACGCCGGACACGTCCGAGGCCATGGTGAAGATGCTCGCGCTGCAGCACAGCGCCAGCCGCTACGTCCTGGCAGACGCCAGCAAGCTCGGCGTCGTGACGCCCGTGACGTTCTCGGCGTTCTCGGACGCCACGCTCGTCACCGCCGGCGCCGTCGACGCCACCTACAGCACGCTACCCAACGTCGTGGAGGTAACCGCATGA
- the pfkB gene encoding 1-phosphofructokinase, producing MICTVTFNPSLDYIVRVDDMRLGVINRTTYEQVLPGGKGINVSIVLGNLGHESCALGFLAGFTGAEIARRVREAHVHADFIEVENGMSRINAKIKSNEETELNGQGPLITEENIEQLYAKLDVLGQGDTLVISGSVPNTLPGDMYERIMARLGGRGVRIVVDAERDLLTRVLPHHPFLVKPNNIELGDIYGAQLKTRADVVPYAQRMQREGARNVLVSMAGEGGVLVAETGEVFESPAAKGTVVNSVGAGDSAVAGFLAGLAETGSYETAFHMALSAGSASAFSDHLATRPEVEALMAR from the coding sequence ATGATCTGCACCGTCACGTTCAACCCGTCGCTCGATTACATCGTCCGCGTGGACGACATGCGCCTGGGCGTCATCAACCGCACCACCTACGAGCAGGTGCTGCCCGGCGGCAAGGGCATCAACGTGTCCATCGTGCTGGGCAACCTCGGCCACGAGAGCTGCGCCCTGGGCTTTCTCGCCGGCTTCACGGGCGCAGAGATCGCCCGACGCGTGCGCGAGGCGCATGTCCATGCCGACTTCATCGAGGTCGAGAATGGCATGAGCCGCATCAACGCCAAGATCAAGAGCAACGAGGAGACCGAGCTCAACGGCCAGGGCCCGCTCATCACCGAGGAGAACATCGAGCAGCTCTACGCCAAGCTCGACGTGCTCGGCCAAGGCGACACGCTCGTCATCTCGGGCTCGGTGCCCAACACGCTGCCCGGCGACATGTACGAGCGCATCATGGCGCGCCTCGGCGGCCGCGGCGTGCGCATCGTCGTGGACGCGGAGCGAGACCTGCTCACGCGCGTCCTGCCGCACCACCCCTTCCTCGTGAAGCCCAACAACATCGAGCTGGGCGACATCTACGGCGCCCAGCTCAAGACCCGCGCCGACGTCGTCCCCTATGCCCAGCGCATGCAGCGCGAGGGCGCGCGCAACGTCCTCGTCTCCATGGCGGGGGAGGGCGGTGTGCTCGTGGCCGAGACGGGCGAGGTGTTCGAGAGCCCCGCTGCCAAGGGCACCGTCGTGAACTCCGTGGGCGCGGGCGACTCCGCCGTCGCGGGTTTCCTCGCAGGCCTCGCCGAGACCGGCTCCTACGAGACGGCCTTCCACATGGCGCTGTCCGCCGGCTCTGCCAGCGCCTTCTCCGATCACCTCGCCACGCGCCCCGAGGTCGAGGCGCTCATGGCCCGCTAG
- a CDS encoding PTS fructose transporter subunit IIABC, with translation MKISSLLKPEAIAIGAAASSKDDAISKLVDLMTTQGNVADRDAYEAAVHAREDEGTTALGEGIAIPHAKTSAVTAPGLAAMTLPAGVDYDAPDGQPTTLMFLIAAPDTKADVHLEVLSRLSTLLMDPEFCASLRDAKDPAEFLAAIDAAEAAKLAADDEKAAAAAERDAAGYDIVAITACPTGIAHTYMAAEGLEMKAKEMGVRIKVETQGSGGAKNVLSAEDIAGAKGVIIAADKNVDLSRFDGKPLYSCPVSRGINEPEALINEILEGKAPVHHVAGGVKAQAASSSDNESTWHKIYKHLMNGVSHMLPFVIGGGILTAIAFLVDQPGLGTSAYGSSIPAAALFKTIGGEAFGLMLPILAGYIASSIADRPGLAPGFVGGLFAKAGYDFAYLGTLDSTTLVSGGFIAALFAGFAAGYITLGIERACDRLPASLEGIKPMLIYPVLGTLAIGVVMLALNPLFALINTALNGFLAGLGTSNIVVLGLVLGGMMSVDMGGPFNKAAYVFGTAALDPSSGLGTTGQIIMASVMVGGMVPPLVIALSTTFFKNRWTKADRNAGLVNYIMGLSFISEGAIPFAAADPGHVLPSCIIGSAIAGGLSAAFGCTSPAPHGGAWVTAVIGNPLMWLVACLVGSVIGCVILSFWKKPLPASESGLEK, from the coding sequence ATGAAGATCTCGAGTCTGCTCAAACCGGAGGCGATAGCGATAGGAGCCGCGGCGTCCTCCAAGGACGACGCCATCTCCAAGCTCGTCGACCTCATGACTACGCAGGGCAACGTCGCCGACCGCGACGCTTACGAGGCCGCCGTCCACGCCCGCGAGGACGAGGGCACCACGGCGCTCGGCGAGGGCATCGCCATCCCGCACGCCAAGACGTCTGCCGTCACGGCACCGGGCCTCGCGGCCATGACGCTGCCCGCCGGCGTCGACTACGACGCGCCCGACGGCCAGCCCACGACGCTCATGTTCCTCATCGCCGCGCCCGACACCAAGGCCGACGTCCACCTCGAGGTGCTCTCTCGCCTCTCCACGCTGCTCATGGACCCCGAGTTCTGCGCGAGCCTGCGCGACGCCAAGGACCCGGCCGAGTTCCTCGCCGCCATCGATGCCGCCGAGGCCGCCAAGCTCGCCGCCGACGACGAGAAGGCCGCCGCGGCCGCCGAGCGCGACGCCGCCGGCTATGACATCGTGGCTATCACGGCCTGTCCCACGGGCATCGCCCACACCTACATGGCCGCCGAGGGCCTGGAGATGAAGGCCAAGGAGATGGGCGTCCGCATCAAGGTGGAGACCCAGGGCTCCGGTGGCGCCAAGAACGTGCTCTCTGCCGAGGACATCGCGGGTGCCAAGGGCGTCATCATTGCCGCCGACAAGAACGTCGACCTCTCCCGCTTCGACGGTAAGCCGCTCTACAGCTGCCCCGTCTCGCGCGGCATCAACGAGCCCGAGGCCCTCATCAACGAGATCCTCGAGGGCAAGGCGCCCGTCCACCACGTGGCCGGCGGCGTCAAGGCCCAGGCCGCGAGCTCGTCTGACAACGAGTCCACCTGGCACAAGATCTACAAGCACCTCATGAACGGCGTCTCCCACATGCTGCCGTTCGTCATTGGCGGCGGCATCCTCACCGCCATCGCGTTCCTCGTGGACCAGCCGGGCCTGGGCACCTCGGCCTACGGCTCCTCGATCCCGGCGGCCGCGCTGTTCAAGACCATCGGCGGCGAGGCGTTCGGCCTCATGCTTCCGATCCTGGCCGGCTACATCGCCAGCTCCATCGCCGATAGGCCTGGCCTGGCGCCCGGCTTCGTGGGCGGCCTGTTCGCCAAGGCCGGCTATGACTTTGCCTACCTCGGCACGCTCGACTCCACGACGCTCGTCTCCGGCGGCTTCATCGCGGCGCTGTTCGCGGGCTTCGCGGCCGGCTACATCACGCTCGGCATCGAGCGTGCGTGCGACAGGCTCCCGGCGTCGCTCGAGGGCATCAAGCCCATGCTCATCTACCCGGTGCTGGGCACGCTCGCCATCGGTGTCGTGATGCTTGCGCTCAACCCCCTGTTCGCCCTCATCAACACGGCGCTCAACGGATTCCTCGCCGGCCTCGGCACGAGCAACATCGTGGTGCTTGGCCTGGTGCTTGGCGGCATGATGTCCGTTGACATGGGTGGCCCCTTCAACAAGGCCGCCTACGTCTTTGGCACCGCCGCGCTCGATCCCAGCTCCGGTCTTGGCACCACCGGCCAGATCATCATGGCCTCCGTCATGGTGGGCGGCATGGTCCCGCCGCTGGTCATTGCCCTGTCCACGACGTTCTTCAAGAACCGCTGGACCAAGGCGGATCGCAACGCCGGCCTCGTGAACTACATCATGGGCCTGTCGTTCATCTCCGAGGGCGCCATCCCGTTTGCCGCCGCCGACCCCGGCCACGTGCTGCCCAGCTGCATCATCGGCTCCGCCATCGCCGGCGGCCTCTCCGCTGCCTTTGGCTGCACGAGCCCCGCTCCCCACGGCGGTGCCTGGGTCACTGCCGTCATCGGCAACCCGCTCATGTGGCTCGTCGCCTGCCTCGTGGGCTCGGTCATCGGCTGCGTGATCCTCTCCTTCTGGAAGAAGCCGCTGCCCGCCAGCGAGTCCGGCCTGGAGAAGTAG
- the rapZ gene encoding RNase adapter RapZ, translating into MRTAEQAARVPDVVVITGMSGSGRTQALHVFEDMGYFCIDNLPPRLILQLAELVGINSGVGRHLAVTCDLRSQGLFDEISDSLTALREHELSCKVVFLDTADEILMRRYDENRRRHPLAQPGESLASTISRERAQLAAVRDASDLVIDTSHMKVRELRRRLRRAFSELTDQQLMEVSVFSFGFKHGMPVEADLMIDVRFLPNPFYDPKMRTLTGNDKLVSDFVLQNPVTEKFLEAWWSLLDVAMPGYVAEGKSHLSIAVGCTGGQHRSVAIANATAAYLERGGYHVSLSHRDLALANVRTS; encoded by the coding sequence ATGCGCACCGCCGAGCAGGCCGCCCGCGTGCCAGACGTCGTGGTCATCACGGGAATGTCGGGCTCCGGCCGCACCCAGGCGCTCCACGTCTTCGAGGACATGGGCTACTTCTGCATCGACAACCTGCCCCCGCGCCTCATCCTGCAGCTCGCCGAGCTCGTGGGCATCAACTCCGGCGTGGGCCGCCACCTCGCCGTCACGTGCGACCTTCGCTCCCAGGGGCTGTTCGATGAGATCAGCGACTCCCTCACGGCCCTGCGCGAGCACGAGCTGTCCTGCAAGGTGGTGTTCCTCGACACCGCCGACGAGATCCTCATGCGCCGCTACGACGAGAACCGCCGCCGCCACCCGCTGGCCCAGCCCGGCGAGTCGCTCGCCTCCACCATCTCCCGCGAGCGCGCACAGCTCGCCGCCGTCCGTGACGCCTCGGACCTCGTCATCGACACGAGCCACATGAAGGTCCGCGAGCTGCGCCGTCGCCTGCGCCGCGCGTTCTCCGAGCTCACTGACCAGCAGCTCATGGAGGTCTCGGTCTTCTCGTTTGGCTTCAAGCACGGCATGCCCGTCGAGGCCGACCTCATGATCGACGTCCGCTTTCTGCCCAACCCCTTCTACGACCCCAAGATGCGCACGCTCACCGGCAACGACAAGCTCGTGAGCGACTTCGTTTTGCAGAACCCCGTCACCGAGAAGTTCCTCGAGGCCTGGTGGAGCCTGCTTGACGTCGCCATGCCGGGATATGTCGCCGAGGGCAAGAGCCACCTGTCCATCGCCGTGGGCTGCACGGGTGGTCAGCACAGAAGCGTCGCCATCGCTAACGCCACGGCCGCCTACCTCGAAAGGGGCGGCTACCACGTGAGCCTCTCGCACCGCGACCTCGCCCTCGCCAACGTGAGGACGAGCTAG
- the whiA gene encoding DNA-binding protein WhiA has translation MSFTAEVKDELSRVEGHCESCDIAELAALVRVCGALSFHGSGAYSIRVSTETGAVARTVIHLAHKVFDLDTSLTVRRSNLHKTRNYLIEIPEQKGLEQALIKMGVLVLGRGLSSGIAARVVARPCCRAAYLRGAFMAGGFIADPRGDFHLEIAVTGDEFADDLIELLDDENITARVNRRRGSYAIYLKSFDDIARFLTVIGARRTAHAVDNVRVMKSVKNDVNRRVNAELANQARSTGAAADQLVLIDAVEREVGLDNLPPALAAFCEARRAHPDLSLRDLGATMRPPMSKSALYHRVLRLEQLLKQTK, from the coding sequence ATGTCGTTCACCGCAGAGGTAAAGGACGAGCTCTCGCGCGTGGAGGGCCATTGCGAGAGCTGCGACATCGCCGAGCTCGCCGCGCTCGTGCGCGTGTGCGGCGCGCTGTCGTTCCACGGCTCGGGCGCCTACTCCATCCGCGTCTCCACCGAGACGGGCGCCGTGGCCCGCACGGTCATCCACCTGGCGCACAAGGTGTTCGACCTGGATACCTCGCTCACCGTGCGCCGCTCCAACCTGCACAAGACGCGCAACTACCTCATCGAGATCCCCGAGCAGAAGGGCCTTGAGCAGGCGCTCATCAAGATGGGCGTGCTCGTCTTGGGCCGCGGCCTGTCGAGCGGCATCGCGGCGCGCGTCGTGGCGCGTCCTTGCTGCCGCGCCGCCTACCTGCGCGGCGCGTTCATGGCCGGCGGCTTCATCGCAGACCCCCGCGGGGACTTCCACCTGGAGATCGCCGTGACGGGCGACGAGTTCGCCGACGACCTCATCGAGCTGCTCGACGACGAGAACATCACGGCGCGCGTGAACCGCCGCCGCGGCTCCTACGCCATCTACCTCAAGAGCTTCGACGACATCGCGCGCTTCCTCACCGTCATAGGCGCGAGGAGGACCGCCCACGCCGTCGACAACGTCCGCGTCATGAAGTCCGTCAAGAACGACGTGAACCGCCGCGTGAACGCCGAGCTCGCCAACCAGGCGCGCTCCACGGGCGCCGCCGCAGACCAACTCGTCCTCATCGACGCGGTGGAGCGCGAGGTGGGGCTCGACAACCTGCCGCCGGCGCTCGCTGCCTTCTGCGAGGCGCGCCGCGCCCACCCTGACCTGTCGCTCAGGGACCTTGGTGCCACCATGCGCCCGCCCATGTCCAAGTCCGCGCTCTACCACCGCGTGCTGCGCCTGGAGCAGCTCCTCAAGCAGACGAAGTAG